From the Esox lucius isolate fEsoLuc1 chromosome 21, fEsoLuc1.pri, whole genome shotgun sequence genome, one window contains:
- the LOC105019471 gene encoding C-C chemokine receptor type 3-like — protein sequence METNYSTVMTTEDYMDSTEEEVFYCNREMNHDFGVNLSTYYLLLFTLSLVGNSLVLYIICKYEKLNTVGNIFLLNLVISDLIFTFGLPFWAVYHHMSEWIFGRVWCKIVVSIYFLGFYSSILFLTLLTFDRYLAVVYAVPSTRLRTRIYAMGSSAAVWAISSLACINPLLLYDQKYHFIQGFVCDEVATGFEMFKLSGRYLQFGFFFLFPLIIVFYCYIRIAMTVISSRMTNKYRTVRLIFVIVLLFFLCWTPYNVVLMLYLNVNDECDKILQLDQALHITRMITYLYYCINPIFYTFVGRKFQNHFRKLLVRHVPCLENHVSVNGSKTLSYKNPQVGTTQTDVQV from the coding sequence ATGGAAACAAACTACTCAACTGTGATGACAACTGAGGATTATATGGACAGCACAGAGGAAGAAGTTTTTTATTGTAACAGAGAAATGAACCACGACTTTGGGGTCAACCTCTCCACATACTATCTGCTGCTCTTTACCTTAAGCTTGGTGGGAAACAGCTTGGTCCTCTACATCATCTGCAAGTATGAGAAACTCAACACTGTGGGCAACATCTTCCTTCTCAACCTTGTAATTTCAGATCTGATCTTTACATTTGGCCTGCCCTTCTGGGCCGTGTACCACCATATGTCTGAATGGATCTTTGGACGGGTCTGGTGCAAGATCGTGGTCAGCATCTACTTCCTGGGTTTCTACAGCTCCATCTTGTTCCTGACTCTCTTGACCTTTGACCGGTACCTGGCTGTGGTATATGCTGTGCCGTCCACTAGGCTTCGAACAAGGATTTATGCTATGGGGTCCTCAGCAGCTGTGTGGGCTATCAGTTCCCTGGCCTGCATCAATCCATTACTGCTCTATGACCAGAAATATCATTTTATTCAGGGGTTTGTGTGCGACGAAGTTGCTACCGGCTTTGAGATGTTCAAGCTGTCGGGAAGATATCTACAGTTTGGTTTCTTTTTCCTATTTCCTCTCATTATTGTTTTCTACTGCTACATTAGAATTGCCATGACGGTCATCTCCTCCAGGATGACGAACAAGTACAGGACAGTGAGACTCATATTTGTCATAGTGCTGCTGTTCTTCCTATGCTGGACTCCCTATAATGTGGTGTTGATGCTTTACCTGAATGTAAATGATGAATGTGACAAAATCCTTCAACTTGACCAAGCACTTCACATTACTCGTATGATCACATATCTGTACTACTGCATCAATCCGATCTTCTACACTTTTGTGGGGAGAAAATTCCAGAATCATTTCAGGAAACTGCTTGTGAGACATGTGCCGTGTCTGGAAAACCACGTCTCAGTCAATGGTAGCAAGACATTGTCCTATAAAAACCCTCAAGTGGGCACTACTCAAACAGATGTACAGGTTTGA